In Bradyrhizobium symbiodeficiens, the genomic stretch GGCGCGGCATCGTCGGCTTGTAGCGGCGATGCTCGATCAACGCCGCGAAGATGTCCGAGATCGTGAGAATACGAACGAGGTCGCTGATGCTCTCGCCGCAGAGAGCATCCGGATACCCGCTGCCGTCGAGATATTCGTGATGATGACGCACGGCGTCGAGAATCTCGGGCGAGATCTTGTCGTGGCCCTTCAGGAAATCGTAGCCCGCCGCCGGGTGAGTCTCGATCATGGCACGTTCCTCGGGATCGAGACGGCCGGGCTTGTCGAGGATCGCAAGCGGGATCCGGGCCTTGCCGATATCGTGGAACATGGCCGCCGTATACAGACGCTCCAGATCGGGCCTGCCGATGCCGAGGCTCAGGCCGAAGTCGATGGCGAGGCCGGTCACGAGCAGGCAATGCTGATAGGTCCCCTCATGATGGCGCCGCACCGTCGTGAGCCATTCCGACAGGCCATGCTGGGTGATGCGATCGGCGATCTGGCGGCCGGCTTCCCTGGCGCCGTCAACATCGAGCGGCTGGCTCAACGTCACCGAAGTGAACATCGACGCGATGGCGGTCGCCGCGGTCTCGACGGCGTTGCCGGATTGCGCGGTTTCGCCTGACGAGGCAGACGACGGCTCTGCCGGATCGGACAGCGCCGCCAGCAATTTGACCCGGTTGACCGGTCCGGGAAGGACGAGCGTCGCGCCGAGTGCGTAGGCCTGCGATACGACCGCGTGGGAGGTGTGATCGAGCAGAAAGATGCGTTTTTTCGCCTTCGCCAGCTTGCCGGCCCG encodes the following:
- a CDS encoding HD-GYP domain-containing protein; translation: MQNARTLPSPVKRDAGIREREVARPFVHVLADTSDKLSGVCSIVEDKFTVAGERLDADSKLSQQPFAFVIRAELRDVGTIAAIKKRAGKLAKAKKRIFLLDHTSHAVVSQAYALGATLVLPGPVNRVKLLAALSDPAEPSSASSGETAQSGNAVETAATAIASMFTSVTLSQPLDVDGAREAGRQIADRITQHGLSEWLTTVRRHHEGTYQHCLLVTGLAIDFGLSLGIGRPDLERLYTAAMFHDIGKARIPLAILDKPGRLDPEERAMIETHPAAGYDFLKGHDKISPEILDAVRHHHEYLDGSGYPDALCGESISDLVRILTISDIFAALIEHRRYKPTMPRLEAYNILCGMNGKLEKALVASFRQVALTR